The following are encoded together in the Mycobacteriales bacterium genome:
- a CDS encoding NADH-quinone oxidoreductase subunit C, giving the protein MTPEEIAQRFVAQFGEGVESEISYGHPTVTVPREHYAAAAEFAKTSRGLDLTFFDMMAGVDEGEDGFAVVMHLYSPIHRHHLLLRTTTPRDNPTVPSCSGVYRGANWHEREAWEMFGIVFEGHPNLVKLLLSDEFDGHPLRKEFQLASRVVKAWPGAKEPGEGGHE; this is encoded by the coding sequence ATGACGCCAGAGGAGATCGCGCAGCGGTTCGTCGCGCAGTTCGGGGAGGGCGTCGAGAGCGAGATCTCGTACGGCCACCCGACGGTGACGGTGCCGCGCGAGCACTACGCCGCGGCCGCCGAGTTCGCGAAGACTAGCCGCGGCCTGGACCTGACGTTCTTCGACATGATGGCCGGGGTCGACGAGGGGGAGGACGGCTTCGCGGTCGTCATGCACCTCTACTCGCCGATCCACCGGCACCACCTGCTGCTGCGCACGACGACGCCGCGGGACAACCCGACCGTCCCGTCCTGCTCCGGCGTCTACCGCGGCGCCAACTGGCACGAGCGGGAGGCGTGGGAGATGTTCGGCATCGTCTTCGAGGGCCACCCGAACCTCGTCAAGCTGCTGCTCTCCGACGAGTTCGACGGGCACCCGCTGCGCAAGGAGTTCCAGCTCGCGAGCCGCGTCGTCAAGGCGTGGCCCGGCGCGAAGGAGCCCGGTGAAGGCGGTCACGAGTGA
- a CDS encoding NADH-quinone oxidoreductase subunit B family protein has product MGLSEQVEVPQPIKFVLNWGRKYSLWVFNFGLACCAIEFIATSMAEHDFIRLGVIPFAHGPRQADLMVVSGTLTDKMAPAVKRLYEQMPEPKYVISFGSCANCGGPYWDSYAVTKGVDQILPVDVYVPGCPPRPEALLQGIIKLQTKIQDESLKQRYAREPISVEA; this is encoded by the coding sequence ATGGGTCTGAGCGAACAGGTCGAGGTCCCGCAGCCGATCAAGTTCGTCCTCAACTGGGGACGCAAGTACTCGCTGTGGGTCTTCAACTTCGGCCTCGCGTGCTGCGCGATCGAGTTCATCGCGACCTCGATGGCCGAGCACGACTTCATCCGCCTGGGCGTGATCCCGTTCGCCCACGGGCCCCGGCAGGCGGACCTGATGGTCGTCAGCGGCACGCTGACCGACAAGATGGCGCCCGCCGTGAAGCGGCTCTACGAGCAGATGCCCGAGCCGAAGTACGTGATCTCGTTCGGGTCCTGCGCGAACTGCGGCGGCCCGTACTGGGACTCCTACGCGGTGACGAAGGGCGTCGACCAGATCCTGCCGGTGGACGTCTACGTGCCGGGCTGCCCGCCGCGGCCGGAGGCGTTGCTGCAGGGCATCATCAAGCTCCAGACGAAGATCCAGGACGAGTCGCTGAAGCAGCGGTACGCCCGTGAGCCGATCTCGGTCGAGGCGTAG
- the ndhC gene encoding NADH-quinone oxidoreductase subunit A has translation MRAYFGSYTTIGSVILVGLGFVVVAFSAARLIRPNRPQREKYLTYECGIDPVGAGWSQTQIRYYVFAFLFVIFDVESVFLFPFANVLNAFARAGQGGPVFVEMVVFVAILVVGLLYAWKKKVLEWV, from the coding sequence ATGCGCGCCTACTTCGGGTCGTACACCACGATCGGCTCCGTCATCCTCGTCGGCCTCGGCTTCGTCGTCGTGGCCTTCTCGGCGGCCCGCCTGATCCGGCCCAACCGTCCCCAGCGGGAGAAGTACCTCACCTACGAGTGCGGCATCGACCCGGTCGGCGCGGGCTGGTCGCAGACGCAGATCCGCTACTACGTCTTCGCGTTCCTGTTCGTGATCTTCGACGTCGAGTCGGTGTTCCTGTTCCCGTTCGCCAACGTGCTCAACGCGTTCGCCCGGGCCGGCCAGGGCGGCCCGGTCTTCGTCGAGATGGTCGTGTTCGTGGCGATCCTCGTCGTCGGCCTGCTCTACGCGTGGAAGAAGAAGGTCCTCGAATGGGTCTGA
- a CDS encoding DUF433 domain-containing protein, with the protein MAFERITVDADLMGGAPTIRGLRIPVATVVSMVAAGMTAAEICADLPDLTPEDVAEALRYAAETVRERQLPLRPSA; encoded by the coding sequence ATGGCGTTCGAGCGGATCACCGTGGACGCGGACCTGATGGGCGGCGCGCCCACGATCCGCGGGCTGCGCATCCCGGTGGCGACGGTCGTCTCCATGGTCGCCGCCGGGATGACGGCCGCCGAGATCTGCGCCGACCTCCCGGACCTGACGCCGGAGGACGTAGCCGAGGCGCTGCGGTACGCGGCCGAGACCGTGCGGGAGCGGCAGCTGCCGCTGCGCCCCTCCGCATGA